A window of Rhizoctonia solani chromosome 5, complete sequence genomic DNA:
ctccTCCTCATTAGAAACAACTTCAATCCAATTTTCTTCTTTGGGCTTTTCCCAGGACCATTCAACATtggccacatgtccagacatgggcttagaGGGGCAGTTGCGCGCGAAATGACCTTTTCCACCGCATACATGGCATGTAAGATTTGCAAAAcctcttccatcaagatccatgggaCCTGGACCTTTAGAATTTGAGGCTAGGACTGGAGTGGGATCGATGATGGGTTTTACAGTTGCAGCCGTAGCAGGTCGTTTGTCTTTTTTAAGAGAAGGGAATGGGATCATGGTATCCTTGGTCTCCCCATTCCACCTAACATTGGGCATGTTCCCAGAAGTTGTGCGCACAATTGAGGTaatagcgcctttcttggcgcgaCAAGTAGTGGGGTCAATCATATACACATTATCCCCAACATTTAGACGAGtacgagtgggagtgggattGGAAGTGGGAACAGCAGTGGAAGTGGTACGAGTAGTGGGGCCGGAAGTGGATGGATTAGACAGGCGTGTGGATTCAATATGATTGGCAATTTCTTCTGCCTTGTCATAAACCTGCTGAGCTGTAGCAcgacgccattggaacatagttGACAGCATAATATCTTTGATTTCGTTTTTAAGGCCGTCATAGTACTTGTCACGCAGTGTCTCATCACTGTAACCCAAGGATACGGAGTATTGTTGGAATTCTCGGGTATATTCCTGAACTGACGCCTTCTGCCGCAAATTATTCCATTTTTGACAATACTTCTCATCGCGATTAGTGTCCACATAGTGTTTAGTGAAC
This region includes:
- a CDS encoding Retrotransposon gag protein: MITPGLGEMGEISLVTPQIPSGWSAPSSRTHTPAPAAVPPHVYSPMSFDQMSDRELLDMLQGAYEAQGDQLALLRAELEEHRDQSRNQHIFYSNQIQGAAASIQAVQDQLLHQSSSCPTAPLPPPAGTSTATTAHIPPPAPTSSNSDLKFAKPNKFSGKKEDALNFIIACQAYIRAKGANRSHEEKILWVTSYFEGAAEDWVRPYKERKVFRGEAVPLLEDIDVFWAEFTKHYVDTNRDEKYCQKWNNLRQKASVQEYTREFQQYSVSLGYSDETLRDKYYDGLKNEIKDIMLSTMFQWRRATAQQVYDKAEEIANHIESTRLSNPSTSGPTTRTTSTAVPTSNPTPTRTRLNVGDNVYMIDPTTCRAKKGAITSIVRTTSGNMPNVRWNGETKDTMIPFPSLKKDKRPATAATVKPIIDPTPVLASNSKGPGPMDLDGRGFANLTCHVCGGKGHFARNCPSKPMSGHVANVEWSWEKPKEENWIEVVSNEEESGKGKAKAN